Proteins encoded by one window of Micromonospora coxensis:
- a CDS encoding alpha-galactosidase — MTIVHLRRARTSLVLDARGEGLPRVVHWGADLGPLPADDLPALVAATVPPVVPSSFDAPTVLSLLPEASAGWSGRPGLAGHRDGRDWSTAFRLDGIDVVDDDTPAPVEASGVDATGPGDGGSAAPASGRPATGGDAVVVSDADGARGGPGAARVTVRASDPAAGLTLTVEITLDPAGLLTLRHRLRNAGEHPYELRELTPVLPVPAVATELLDLTGRWCRERAPQRHPWPMGAWVREGRHGRTGHDATLLLVAGTAGFGFGHGELWAVHTAWSGDHVTVAERRPTGESTLGGGELLTPGEIVLAPGEEYATPLLHAVHSTAGLDGLSDVLHTHLRARPGHPRTPRPVTLNVWEAVYFDHDLDRLTALADRAAEVGVERFVLDDGWFRGRRHDRAGLGDWHVDDEVWPDGLRPLIDHVRGHGMQFGLWVEPEMVNPDSDLFRAHPDWVLQAPGRLPPPWRHQQVLDLAHPQAYAHVLDRLDALLAGHPGIAYLKWDHNRDLTEAGHAGRPGVHAQTVAVYRLLDELRRRHPGVEIESCSSGGARVDLEILRRTDRVWASDCNDALERLSIQRWTGLLLPPELVGTHIGPERSHTTHRVHDLGFRAVTALFGHHGIEWDIGSISAADRAELAAWVALHKRLRPLLHAGRVVRVDHPDPAVQAHGVVAHDRSHAVYAVSRLATSAAQVPGAVRLPGLDPSRRYAVRLPEDAPEPAVLQLAEPGWLPAGVTLAGAVLSSVGLQLPALHPEQALLLEAVAVD; from the coding sequence ATGACGATCGTCCACCTGCGCCGCGCGCGGACCAGCCTGGTGCTCGACGCGCGCGGCGAGGGCCTGCCCCGGGTCGTGCACTGGGGCGCCGACCTGGGGCCGCTGCCCGCCGACGACCTGCCCGCCCTGGTCGCGGCGACCGTCCCGCCGGTGGTGCCGAGCAGCTTCGACGCGCCGACCGTGCTGTCGCTGCTGCCCGAGGCGAGCGCCGGCTGGAGCGGCCGGCCCGGACTGGCCGGGCACCGCGACGGGCGGGACTGGTCCACCGCCTTCCGCCTCGACGGGATCGACGTGGTCGACGACGACACGCCGGCGCCGGTCGAGGCGTCGGGCGTGGACGCCACAGGCCCGGGTGACGGTGGGTCGGCCGCCCCGGCGTCGGGCCGCCCGGCCACCGGCGGTGACGCGGTGGTCGTATCCGATGCCGACGGCGCCCGGGGCGGGCCCGGCGCGGCGCGGGTGACGGTGCGGGCGTCGGACCCGGCCGCCGGGCTGACCCTGACCGTCGAGATCACGCTGGACCCGGCGGGCCTGCTGACGCTGCGGCACCGGCTGCGCAACGCCGGCGAGCACCCCTACGAGCTGCGCGAGCTGACCCCGGTGCTGCCGGTGCCGGCGGTGGCCACCGAACTGCTCGACCTGACCGGCCGCTGGTGCCGCGAACGCGCGCCGCAGCGGCACCCGTGGCCGATGGGCGCCTGGGTCCGCGAGGGCCGGCACGGGCGGACCGGACACGACGCGACGCTGCTGCTGGTGGCGGGCACCGCCGGCTTCGGCTTCGGCCACGGCGAGCTGTGGGCGGTGCACACCGCGTGGAGCGGCGACCACGTGACCGTCGCCGAGCGCCGCCCGACCGGGGAGTCCACCCTGGGCGGCGGCGAGCTGCTCACCCCCGGCGAGATCGTGCTCGCCCCCGGCGAGGAGTACGCCACTCCCCTGCTCCACGCGGTGCACTCGACCGCCGGGCTGGACGGGCTCAGCGACGTGCTCCACACCCACCTGCGGGCCCGCCCCGGACACCCCCGCACACCCCGGCCGGTCACCCTCAACGTCTGGGAGGCGGTCTACTTCGACCACGACCTGGACCGGCTGACGGCCCTGGCCGACCGGGCCGCCGAAGTGGGAGTGGAACGGTTCGTGCTCGACGACGGCTGGTTCCGCGGCCGGCGGCACGACCGGGCCGGGCTCGGCGACTGGCACGTCGACGACGAGGTCTGGCCGGACGGGCTGCGACCGCTGATCGACCACGTGCGTGGGCACGGGATGCAGTTCGGGCTCTGGGTCGAACCGGAGATGGTCAACCCCGACTCGGACCTGTTCCGCGCCCACCCGGACTGGGTGCTCCAGGCCCCCGGGCGGCTGCCGCCGCCGTGGCGGCACCAGCAGGTGCTCGACCTGGCCCACCCGCAGGCGTACGCGCACGTGCTCGACCGCCTCGACGCGCTGCTGGCCGGACACCCGGGGATCGCGTACCTGAAGTGGGACCACAACCGGGACCTCACCGAGGCGGGGCATGCCGGCCGGCCCGGCGTGCACGCGCAGACGGTCGCCGTGTACCGGCTGCTGGACGAGCTGCGCCGCCGGCACCCGGGCGTGGAGATCGAGAGCTGCTCCTCCGGCGGGGCCCGGGTCGACCTGGAGATCCTGCGCCGCACCGACCGGGTCTGGGCCAGCGACTGCAACGACGCCCTGGAGCGGCTGTCGATCCAGCGCTGGACCGGGTTGCTGCTCCCGCCGGAGCTGGTCGGCACCCACATCGGACCGGAGCGCTCGCACACCACCCACCGGGTGCACGACCTGGGCTTCCGCGCGGTCACCGCGCTCTTCGGCCACCACGGCATCGAGTGGGACATCGGGTCGATCAGCGCCGCCGACCGGGCCGAGCTGGCCGCCTGGGTGGCGCTGCACAAGCGGCTCCGGCCGCTGCTGCACGCCGGCCGGGTGGTCCGGGTCGACCACCCGGATCCGGCCGTGCAGGCACACGGCGTCGTCGCCCACGACCGCTCCCACGCGGTGTACGCCGTGTCCCGGCTGGCCACCTCCGCCGCGCAGGTCCCCGGGGCGGTCCGGCTGCCCGGGCTCGACCCGTCCCGCCGGTACGCCGTGCGCCTGCCCGAGGACGCGCCGGAGCCGGCGGTGCTCCAACTGGCCGAGCCGGGCTGGCTGCCGGCGGGCGTGACGCTCGCCGGGGCGGTGCTCTCCTCGGTGGGGCTGCAACTGCCGGCCCTGCACCCGGAACAGGCCCTGCTGCTGGAGGCCGTCGCGGTCGACTGA
- a CDS encoding carbohydrate ABC transporter permease has product MSAATVTREPAAGTPAPRRAPLRPARVVLHVFLGAMALGWLFPIVWAVLTSLRSYDYTAANGYVSLGGWTFDNYVTAWQTAEFGQHFLNSVYITVPAVLLTLFLASCVAFVIARFSWKLNIVLLGLFTAANLLPQQALLIPLFRIFTEVPLPAFMSDSELLYDSYWGLILVNVAFQCGFCVFVLSNYMKALPRDLYEAAMVDGASIWRQYWQVTMPLCRPALAALATLEVTWIYNEFFWATVLMRTGDKFPVTSSLNNLRGEFFTDNNLVSAGSVLVAIPTLVIFFLLQKQFVRGLTLGASKG; this is encoded by the coding sequence ATGAGCGCCGCGACCGTGACCCGCGAGCCGGCGGCCGGCACGCCGGCCCCCCGCCGTGCGCCGCTGCGCCCGGCCCGGGTGGTGCTGCACGTGTTCCTCGGCGCGATGGCGCTCGGCTGGCTCTTCCCGATCGTCTGGGCGGTGCTCACCTCGCTGCGGTCGTACGACTACACCGCCGCCAACGGGTACGTCTCGCTCGGCGGCTGGACGTTCGACAACTACGTGACCGCCTGGCAGACCGCGGAGTTCGGCCAGCACTTCCTCAACTCGGTGTACATCACCGTCCCGGCGGTGCTGCTCACCCTCTTCCTCGCCTCCTGCGTGGCGTTCGTGATCGCCCGGTTCAGCTGGAAGCTCAACATCGTCCTGCTCGGCCTCTTCACCGCGGCGAACCTGCTGCCCCAGCAGGCGCTGCTGATCCCGCTGTTCCGGATCTTCACCGAGGTGCCGCTGCCGGCGTTCATGAGCGACTCGGAGCTGCTCTACGACAGCTACTGGGGGCTGATCCTGGTCAACGTGGCCTTCCAGTGCGGCTTCTGCGTCTTCGTGCTGAGCAACTACATGAAGGCGCTGCCCCGCGACCTGTACGAGGCGGCGATGGTCGACGGGGCGAGCATCTGGCGGCAGTACTGGCAGGTCACCATGCCGCTGTGCCGGCCGGCCCTGGCGGCGCTGGCCACCCTGGAGGTGACCTGGATCTACAACGAGTTCTTCTGGGCCACCGTGCTGATGCGCACCGGCGACAAGTTCCCGGTGACCAGCTCGCTGAACAACCTGCGCGGCGAGTTCTTCACCGACAACAACCTCGTCTCGGCCGGCTCGGTGCTGGTCGCGATCCCCACCCTGGTGATCTTCTTCCTGCTGCAGAAGCAGTTCGTCCGGGGCCTGACCCTGGGAGCGTCCAAGGGATGA
- a CDS encoding carbohydrate ABC transporter permease, translated as MSDLPLIQADRAVPSPAATTTSTGGGRGRRLRLLSRTDRVVITLMVLVPLLLVVGLVWLPALATVALSGTNWDGIGPLSEIEWVGGRNYSDVVNIYPPFVPAIQNNLLWLAALFVVATPIGMFLAVLLDKEIRGSRFYQTALYLPVVLSLALIGFVWQLIYSRDQGLLNAVLGTQTDWYGDPDVNIWAVLFAAGWRHVGYIMLLYLAGLKGVDPSLREAASVDGASETSTFFRVVFPVMRPINIIVLVVTVIESLRAFDLVWVINKGRNGLELISALVTSNVVGEASRIGFGSALATIMLAISLIFITVYLAVVMREDRR; from the coding sequence GTGTCCGACCTGCCCCTGATCCAAGCGGATCGCGCCGTGCCGTCGCCGGCTGCGACCACCACCTCCACGGGTGGTGGTCGCGGCCGCCGGCTACGGCTCCTGTCCCGCACCGACCGCGTGGTGATCACGCTGATGGTGCTCGTACCACTGCTGCTGGTGGTCGGCCTGGTCTGGCTGCCGGCACTGGCCACCGTGGCGCTGTCCGGCACCAACTGGGACGGCATCGGCCCGCTGAGCGAGATCGAGTGGGTGGGCGGCCGCAACTACTCCGACGTGGTCAACATCTACCCGCCCTTCGTGCCGGCGATCCAGAACAACCTGCTGTGGCTGGCGGCGCTCTTCGTGGTCGCCACCCCGATCGGCATGTTCCTGGCCGTCCTGCTCGACAAGGAGATCCGGGGCAGCCGCTTCTACCAGACCGCGCTCTACCTGCCGGTGGTGCTCTCGCTGGCGCTGATCGGCTTCGTCTGGCAGCTGATCTACTCCCGCGACCAGGGCCTGCTCAACGCCGTCCTGGGCACCCAGACCGACTGGTACGGCGACCCGGACGTGAACATCTGGGCGGTGCTCTTCGCCGCCGGCTGGCGGCACGTCGGCTACATCATGCTGCTCTACCTGGCCGGGCTGAAGGGGGTCGACCCGTCGCTGCGGGAGGCCGCCTCGGTCGACGGCGCCTCGGAGACCAGCACGTTCTTCCGGGTGGTCTTCCCGGTGATGCGGCCCATCAACATCATCGTGCTGGTGGTGACGGTGATCGAGTCGCTGCGGGCGTTCGACCTGGTCTGGGTGATCAACAAGGGACGCAACGGGTTGGAGCTGATCTCCGCCCTGGTCACCTCGAACGTGGTCGGTGAGGCCAGCCGGATCGGCTTCGGATCGGCCCTGGCGACCATCATGTTGGCCATCTCGCTGATCTTCATCACCGTCTACCTGGCCGTCGTCATGAGGGAGGACCGGCGATGA
- a CDS encoding ABC transporter substrate-binding protein, with protein sequence MSRPRTEAEYLARLVPPSVAGIGRRRLLAGTAGAGALLGTGLLAGCGSDSESGGSESKTVSLGSNQSDPTPKNVIAKIMDGFKTSSGIEAKINTVDHNTYQENINNYLQGKPDDVFMWFAGYRMRFFAAKGLAGDVSDVWGKLSGLSDAFKKASTGDDGKQYFVPSSYYPWAVFYRKSVWKQYGYEVPTTLDQFNALGAQMKKDGLSPIAFADKDGWPAMGTFDILNLRVNGYQFHVDLMAGKESWTSDKVKKVFDTWRGLLPLHQPDSLGRTWQEAAQSLQQKKSGMYLLGLFVAQQFSNDEQDDLDFFTFPEIDPAIGAKALDAPIDGYMMARKPKSEANAKKLLEFVGSKEAAEIGVKIDPATLVANSQADTSGYTALQKKAAELVGSATEIAQFLDRDTRPDFASTVIIPALQQFIKNPNDVDGLVNSIENQKKSIFTS encoded by the coding sequence ATGTCCCGTCCCCGTACCGAGGCCGAGTACCTGGCCCGACTCGTTCCGCCGTCCGTCGCCGGCATCGGGCGCCGTCGCCTGCTCGCCGGCACGGCCGGCGCGGGCGCGCTGCTCGGCACCGGCCTGCTGGCCGGCTGCGGCTCCGACTCCGAGTCGGGCGGCTCGGAGTCGAAGACCGTCTCGCTCGGCTCCAACCAGTCCGACCCGACGCCGAAGAACGTCATCGCCAAGATCATGGACGGGTTCAAGACCTCGTCCGGCATCGAGGCGAAGATCAACACGGTCGACCACAACACGTACCAGGAGAACATCAACAACTACCTGCAGGGCAAGCCGGACGACGTGTTCATGTGGTTCGCCGGCTACCGGATGCGGTTCTTCGCCGCCAAGGGTCTCGCGGGCGACGTCAGCGACGTGTGGGGCAAGCTGTCCGGCCTCTCGGACGCCTTCAAGAAGGCGTCCACGGGCGACGACGGCAAGCAGTACTTCGTGCCGTCCTCCTACTACCCGTGGGCGGTCTTCTACCGCAAGTCGGTGTGGAAGCAGTACGGCTACGAGGTGCCGACCACACTGGACCAGTTCAACGCCCTCGGCGCGCAGATGAAGAAGGACGGCCTCAGCCCGATCGCCTTCGCCGACAAGGACGGCTGGCCGGCGATGGGTACCTTCGACATCCTCAACCTGCGGGTCAACGGTTACCAGTTCCACGTGGACCTGATGGCCGGCAAGGAGTCCTGGACCTCCGACAAGGTGAAGAAGGTCTTCGACACCTGGCGGGGGCTGCTGCCGCTGCACCAGCCCGACAGCCTGGGCCGGACCTGGCAGGAGGCCGCACAGTCGCTGCAGCAGAAGAAGTCCGGCATGTACCTGCTCGGCCTCTTCGTCGCCCAGCAGTTCAGCAACGACGAGCAGGACGACCTGGACTTCTTCACCTTCCCGGAGATCGACCCGGCGATCGGGGCGAAGGCCCTGGACGCCCCGATCGACGGGTACATGATGGCCCGCAAGCCGAAGTCCGAGGCGAACGCCAAGAAGCTGCTGGAGTTCGTCGGGTCGAAGGAGGCCGCGGAGATCGGCGTGAAGATCGACCCGGCCACCCTGGTCGCCAACAGCCAGGCCGACACCAGCGGCTACACCGCGCTGCAGAAGAAGGCCGCCGAACTGGTCGGCTCGGCCACCGAGATCGCCCAGTTCCTGGACCGGGACACCCGCCCGGACTTCGCCTCCACTGTGATCATCCCGGCGCTCCAGCAGTTCATCAAGAACCCGAACGACGTCGACGGGCTGGTCAACAGCATCGAGAACCAGAAGAAGTCGATCTTCACCAGCTGA
- a CDS encoding beta-galactosidase — translation MRQQGTWQGDGIFYGADYNPEQWPEEVWAEDVALMRRAGVDLVSVGIFSWALLEPAPGRYEFGWLDRALDVLHDGGVHVDLATATASPPPWLAHRHPETLPRTADGTVLWPGGRQAYCPSSPVFRERSLALVEAVADRYAAHPAVVMWHVSNELGCHNVHCYCDVSAQAFRGWLRERYGDLDRLNDAWGTTFWSQRYHDWDEINPPRTAPTFANPTQQLDFLRFSSDEQRAQLRAERDVLKRRVHQPVTTNFMIGTGIKYMDYHSWAADVDVVSNDHYLTAADPQSHLGLALAADHTRGVAGGDPWLLMEHSTSAVNWQPRNVAKTPGQLRRNSLAHVARGADGVLFFQWRASRAGAEKFHSALVPHAGPDTKVFREVCRLGADLKALAEVRGSRVESEVAILFDWEAWWGVELDSHPSVDVTYADRVEALYRALWRAGVTTDVVHPSTDLSGYKLVLAPTLYLVRDADAAALHRYVEAGGTALVTYFSGIVDEHDHIRLGGYPGAFRELLGIRTEEFFPLRQGETVRLDDGATADVWTEWLHPEGAEVLASYVDGPLPGVPALTRHRVGAGAAWYVGTRLDEAATDRLVSRLLAESGARPPVAGAPSGVEVVRRRAGDRSWLFVVNHTDAEVRLDVTGAELLTGASCAGELRVPAGEVAVVREERAVVGAIPATGPRPSTAA, via the coding sequence ATGCGACAGCAGGGCACCTGGCAGGGCGACGGCATCTTCTACGGCGCGGACTACAACCCCGAGCAGTGGCCCGAGGAAGTGTGGGCCGAGGACGTGGCGCTGATGCGCCGGGCCGGCGTGGACCTGGTCTCGGTCGGGATCTTCTCCTGGGCGTTGCTCGAACCGGCCCCCGGCCGGTACGAGTTCGGCTGGCTGGACCGCGCCCTCGACGTCCTGCACGACGGCGGCGTCCACGTCGACCTGGCCACCGCCACCGCCAGCCCGCCGCCGTGGCTGGCCCACCGGCACCCCGAGACGCTGCCCCGCACCGCCGACGGGACGGTGCTGTGGCCCGGCGGCCGGCAGGCGTACTGCCCCAGCTCGCCGGTCTTCCGGGAGCGCTCGCTCGCCCTGGTCGAGGCGGTCGCCGACCGGTACGCCGCCCACCCCGCCGTGGTGATGTGGCACGTCTCCAACGAACTGGGCTGCCACAACGTGCACTGCTACTGCGACGTCAGCGCCCAGGCGTTCCGCGGCTGGCTGCGCGAGCGCTACGGCGACCTGGACCGGCTCAACGACGCCTGGGGCACCACGTTCTGGAGCCAGCGGTACCACGACTGGGACGAGATCAACCCGCCGCGCACCGCGCCGACCTTCGCCAACCCGACGCAGCAGCTGGACTTCCTGCGCTTCTCCTCCGACGAGCAGCGCGCCCAGCTGCGCGCCGAGCGGGACGTGCTGAAGCGGCGGGTCCACCAGCCGGTCACCACGAACTTCATGATCGGCACCGGGATCAAGTACATGGACTACCACTCCTGGGCCGCCGACGTGGACGTGGTCTCCAACGACCACTACCTGACCGCCGCCGACCCGCAGTCGCACCTCGGGCTGGCGCTGGCCGCCGACCACACCCGAGGCGTCGCCGGCGGCGACCCGTGGCTGCTCATGGAGCACTCCACCAGCGCGGTGAACTGGCAGCCCCGCAACGTCGCCAAGACCCCCGGCCAGCTGCGCCGCAACAGCCTCGCCCACGTCGCGCGCGGCGCCGACGGAGTGCTCTTCTTCCAGTGGCGGGCCTCCCGGGCCGGGGCGGAGAAGTTCCACTCCGCACTGGTGCCGCACGCCGGCCCGGACACCAAGGTCTTCCGCGAGGTCTGCCGGCTCGGCGCCGACCTGAAGGCCCTCGCCGAGGTGCGGGGCAGCCGGGTCGAGTCCGAGGTGGCGATCCTGTTCGACTGGGAGGCCTGGTGGGGCGTCGAGCTGGACTCGCACCCCAGCGTCGACGTCACCTACGCCGACCGGGTCGAGGCGCTGTACCGCGCGCTGTGGCGGGCCGGCGTCACCACCGACGTCGTGCACCCGTCGACCGACCTCAGCGGCTACAAGCTGGTCCTGGCGCCCACCCTCTACCTGGTGCGCGACGCCGACGCCGCGGCCCTGCACCGGTACGTCGAGGCCGGCGGCACGGCGCTGGTGACGTACTTCAGCGGGATCGTGGACGAGCACGACCACATCCGGCTCGGCGGGTACCCGGGGGCGTTCCGTGAGCTGCTGGGCATCCGGACCGAGGAGTTCTTCCCGCTGCGCCAGGGTGAGACGGTACGTCTCGACGACGGCGCCACCGCCGACGTCTGGACGGAGTGGCTGCACCCGGAGGGTGCCGAGGTGCTCGCCTCGTACGTCGACGGGCCGCTGCCCGGCGTGCCGGCCCTGACCCGGCACCGGGTCGGCGCGGGCGCGGCCTGGTACGTCGGCACCCGGCTGGACGAGGCGGCCACCGACCGGCTGGTGTCCCGGCTGCTCGCCGAGTCCGGGGCACGTCCCCCGGTGGCCGGGGCGCCGTCCGGGGTGGAGGTGGTGCGCCGCCGGGCCGGGGACCGCTCCTGGCTCTTCGTGGTCAACCACACCGACGCGGAGGTCCGCCTCGACGTCACCGGCGCCGAGCTGCTCACCGGAGCGTCGTGCGCCGGCGAGCTGCGGGTGCCGGCCGGCGAGGTGGCCGTCGTCCGGGAGGAGCGGGCCGTCGTGGGAGCGATCCCGGCGACTGGGCCGCGCCCGTCCACGGCGGCCTGA
- a CDS encoding DeoR/GlpR family DNA-binding transcription regulator: protein MLAQQRQSAILELIRQRGGVRVSHLVSRFGVSDMTIRRDLEVLAERGLVDKVHGGATLVGPGSAEEPGFAAKSIRQQAEKRAIVERAADLVEPGMAVALSAGTTTAALATRLAEVRGLTVVTNSIPVADALYQNPRADQTVVLTGGIRTPSDALTGPVAEAAIGTLNVDLLFLGVHGMSPRTGFTTPNLLEAAVNRRLIGAARRLVVLADHTKWETIGIATIAPLEAADVLVTDSRLPAEGRRQIGEQVGELIVVDVD, encoded by the coding sequence ATGCTCGCCCAGCAACGGCAGAGCGCCATCCTGGAGCTGATCCGGCAGCGCGGCGGCGTGCGCGTCAGCCACCTGGTCAGCCGGTTCGGGGTCTCCGACATGACGATCCGGCGGGACCTGGAGGTGCTGGCCGAGCGGGGGCTGGTCGACAAGGTGCACGGCGGCGCCACCCTCGTCGGCCCCGGCTCCGCCGAGGAGCCCGGCTTCGCGGCCAAGTCGATCCGCCAGCAGGCGGAGAAGCGGGCCATCGTGGAACGGGCCGCGGATCTGGTCGAGCCGGGGATGGCGGTCGCCCTCTCCGCCGGTACGACCACCGCCGCCCTGGCCACCCGGCTCGCCGAGGTCCGGGGCCTGACCGTGGTGACCAACTCGATCCCGGTCGCCGACGCGCTCTACCAGAACCCGCGCGCCGATCAGACGGTCGTGCTGACCGGCGGCATCCGCACCCCGTCGGACGCGCTGACCGGGCCGGTGGCCGAGGCGGCGATCGGCACGCTCAACGTCGACCTGCTCTTCCTCGGCGTGCACGGGATGAGCCCGCGCACCGGCTTCACCACCCCCAACCTGCTGGAGGCGGCGGTCAACCGGCGGCTGATCGGCGCCGCCCGCCGGCTGGTCGTGCTCGCCGACCACACCAAGTGGGAGACCATCGGCATCGCCACCATCGCCCCCCTGGAGGCGGCGGACGTGCTCGTCACCGACAGTCGGCTGCCGGCGGAGGGACGCCGCCAGATCGGCGAGCAGGTCGGTGAGCTGATCGTCGTCGACGTGGACTGA
- a CDS encoding sporulation protein — protein sequence MVFKKMLSAFGVGGPSVDTVLANPNTRPGLTLDGQVNLVGGDAAAQIEQVSVALVTRVEIEGGDTEYAGIMEFQRTVVSGALQLAPKQQLSIPFQLSVPWEAPITDVYGQRLHGMTMGLRTELAIARAVDKSDLDQVNIHPLPVHERILEAFQRLGFRFKVADLERGHIRGTQQTLPFYQEIEFFAAPQYAQTITEVELTFVTTPHGVEVVLECDKRGGFLSAGHDTFGRYQVSHADADRLDWTQVVDGWLRETTSRYGSLRASGFGAGHGHGHGHRGHGMGGMVAGAALGMVGGMVAGEMIEDAVEGDFAEDWGGDFE from the coding sequence ATGGTCTTCAAGAAGATGCTGAGCGCGTTCGGCGTGGGTGGGCCCAGCGTCGACACGGTCCTGGCCAACCCGAACACCCGCCCGGGTCTGACCCTGGACGGCCAGGTGAACCTGGTCGGCGGGGACGCGGCGGCGCAGATCGAGCAGGTCAGCGTGGCCCTGGTGACCCGGGTCGAGATCGAGGGCGGCGACACCGAGTACGCCGGCATCATGGAGTTCCAGCGCACGGTGGTCAGCGGTGCGCTCCAGCTCGCGCCGAAGCAGCAGCTGTCGATCCCGTTCCAGCTGTCGGTGCCGTGGGAGGCCCCGATCACCGACGTCTACGGCCAGCGCCTGCACGGCATGACGATGGGGCTGCGGACCGAGCTGGCCATCGCCCGGGCGGTCGACAAGAGCGACCTGGACCAGGTCAACATCCACCCGCTGCCGGTGCACGAACGGATCCTGGAGGCGTTCCAGCGGCTCGGCTTCCGGTTCAAGGTCGCCGACCTGGAGCGCGGCCACATCCGTGGCACCCAGCAGACGCTGCCGTTCTACCAGGAGATCGAGTTCTTCGCCGCGCCGCAGTACGCGCAGACCATCACCGAGGTGGAGCTGACCTTCGTGACCACCCCGCACGGCGTCGAGGTGGTCCTGGAGTGCGACAAGCGCGGCGGCTTCCTCAGCGCCGGGCACGACACCTTCGGCCGGTACCAGGTCTCGCACGCCGACGCCGACCGGCTCGACTGGACCCAGGTCGTCGACGGCTGGCTGCGGGAGACCACCTCCCGCTACGGCAGCCTGCGCGCCTCCGGCTTCGGCGCCGGGCACGGCCACGGCCACGGCCACCGGGGGCACGGCATGGGCGGCATGGTCGCCGGCGCGGCGCTCGGGATGGTCGGCGGCATGGTCGCCGGTGAGATGATCGAGGACGCCGTCGAGGGCGACTTCGCCGAGGACTGGGGCGGCGACTTCGAGTGA